The DNA region GTTGCTGCCGTACACGGCGACGGCCCGCTGAGAGGAGGTGCCGACATGAAGATCATCCTGACTCAGGAAGTGTCCGGGCTCGGCGCCCCGGGCGACATCGTGGAGGTCAAGAACGGCTACGGCCGTAACTACCTCCTCCCGCAGGGCTTCGCGATCGCCTGGACCAAGGGCGCCGAGAAGCAGGTCACCCTGATCAAGCGGGCCCGCTCGGCCCGGGAGATCCGCGACCTCGGCCACGCCAACGAGGTCAAGGGCCAGCTCGAGGCACTCAAGGTCAACCTCAAGGCCCGCGCCGGCGAGGGCGGTCGGCTGTTCGGCTCGGTCACCCCGGCCGAGATCGTCGACGCCGTCAAGGCGGCCGGCGGCCCGTCGCTCGACCGTCGTCGGCTGGAGGTGTCCGGTCACATCAAGTCGATCGGGTCGCACCCGGTGCGGATCAAGCTGCACCCCGAGGTGACCGCCACGTTCAACCTCAACGTCGTGCAGGGCTGACCCCGCAAGACGGCAACTGACCGGGCCTGCACCAGCATGGTGCAGGCCCGGTCACGTTGAGCGCACCATCGGCGGCGCGAGGCAAGCCCGGGTCCGCCGGTGCGGCGGCCCCTCAGCCGATGGGCTGGCCGGTCACCGCGCTGATCAACACCGTGGAGAGGCCGCCACCGACCACCGCCGCCGCTAGCGCCACCGTCGTCGGCTTCCAGGTGGTACCGACCCGCCGCAACAACATGGCGACCACCAGACTGCTCACCAACGCCAGTCCGAAGCGGGGGGTTCCCGCCACCATCGCTCCGAAGGCCCGGGCCCGTGGCGACTCGCAACCCCCGCCGCTGATGTCGGTCACACAGCCCGTGGGCGGCGCACCATCCAAGGTCAGCAGCCAGATGAAGATCACCACTGCGGGTAGCAGATAGCAGCCCGCGGTGTAGAGCAGCGGCAACCAGGGCGCCCCGGGATCCGGGTCCAGCAGGTCGTCTTCCAGCCGCCGGCTCCACCCGCCGGCACCGACCGCCTCGATGCGCCGCCGTACCGAGGCCATACCTGTCTGCCGAGGCGCAGGCGCCGCGACCGGGCGCCGCCGGGCAGCCGTACGCGGACGAGGCGCGGTGTACCCGACGACCGGCGATCTCGGTGCCGAAGCACTAGCCTCCACCCAACGCGGATCGTCACCGGCCAACCGGGTGCCCGGCCAGAAACCCTCCTGCGCCGGCTCCGGCTCTGGCTCAGCCCAGGACCACTGCCCGGCACCCGAGGTGGCTCGCGAACCCGGAGGCTGCGTACGGTCCCACTGATCCGGCCCGGAATACCCTTCCCACCGGGTCCCGCCACGCCGCCGATCCCACTGGTCGGTCTCGGCCGCCGCACCCTCCCACTGACCTGTCTGGTCCGGCTGAAGCCACTGACCCGTCTGGTCCGGCTCAAGCCACTGATCCGAGCCGGAGGTCCGCAGCCACTGATTGGTGCTGTCGGCGTCCCATGGGTCGGCGGAAGTCGGCT from Micromonospora sp. NBC_01739 includes:
- the rplI gene encoding 50S ribosomal protein L9, with the protein product MKIILTQEVSGLGAPGDIVEVKNGYGRNYLLPQGFAIAWTKGAEKQVTLIKRARSAREIRDLGHANEVKGQLEALKVNLKARAGEGGRLFGSVTPAEIVDAVKAAGGPSLDRRRLEVSGHIKSIGSHPVRIKLHPEVTATFNLNVVQG